A DNA window from Halomonas zincidurans B6 contains the following coding sequences:
- a CDS encoding bactofilin family protein, producing MRPAIIGAQTSIEGSVVGAEELIIDGQVTGTVEYKCNRVSIGNTGRVKGDIYAQTLHVAGSVKGRLMSRKRSPYIARRISWVRSSRPAWRWRMEQPSRATLTWIARTRYCARRLMR from the coding sequence ATGCGACCCGCCATCATCGGCGCCCAGACCAGCATCGAGGGCAGTGTCGTCGGCGCCGAAGAACTCATCATCGATGGTCAGGTGACGGGCACGGTCGAGTACAAGTGCAACAGGGTCAGCATTGGTAACACCGGCCGCGTAAAGGGCGATATCTATGCGCAGACGCTGCATGTTGCCGGTAGCGTCAAAGGGCGTCTGATGTCTCGGAAAAGGTCACCGTACATCGCTCGGCGCATATCGTGGGTACGATCATCACGCCCTGCCTGGCGTTGGAGGATGGAGCAGCCTTCCAGGGCAACATTGACATGGATAGCGAGAACGAGGTATTGCGCTCGGCGTTTGATGAGGTAG
- a CDS encoding type II toxin-antitoxin system Phd/YefM family antitoxin, with the protein MTGITATEARSNLYRLIDEAAESHQPLVIMGKRNKAVLVSEEDWQAIQETLFLLSVPGMRESIREGMETPIGECDGELDW; encoded by the coding sequence ATGACGGGCATTACGGCAACGGAGGCGCGTAGCAATCTTTATCGACTCATTGATGAAGCAGCCGAATCTCACCAGCCGCTGGTGATCATGGGCAAGCGGAACAAGGCTGTTCTGGTTTCCGAAGAAGACTGGCAGGCTATTCAGGAGACGCTGTTTCTGCTGTCCGTTCCCGGCATGCGCGAATCGATCCGTGAGGGTATGGAGACTCCCATCGGTGAGTGTGATGGAGAGTTGGACTGGTGA
- a CDS encoding Txe/YoeB family addiction module toxin — protein MTWKVVYTKQAQKDAKKLAASGLKPKAQELLALISEDPFRKPPSFEKLVGDLAGAYSRRINIQHRLVYQVLDDEGVVKVLRLWSHYE, from the coding sequence GTGACATGGAAAGTGGTTTACACCAAGCAGGCTCAAAAAGACGCCAAGAAACTGGCAGCTAGCGGCCTGAAGCCCAAGGCGCAAGAACTGCTTGCCTTGATTTCAGAGGATCCATTTAGAAAACCGCCCTCGTTCGAGAAGCTTGTTGGCGATCTCGCGGGGGCGTATTCACGCAGGATCAATATCCAGCATCGGCTCGTTTACCAAGTCCTCGACGACGAGGGGGTGGTTAAAGTCCTCCGGTTATGGAGCCATTACGAATAA
- the fabF gene encoding beta-ketoacyl-ACP synthase II: MQSPLVITGMGMVSPLGCGVKAGWERLLAGRSGVSPITRFDTGELPIKIAGSVPAIADDPQAGLDPDRVADAKERRKLELFSIYAMAAAEEALIQANWFPASDAERLATATIVGSGIGGFPTITQAQNTLSTRGHRRLSPFTVPAFLANLAAGNVSIRHGLRGPLGCPVTACAAGVQAIGDGMRLIRSGEADVALVGGAEACIDPLSLASFHAMKALSTEQDNPARASRPFDRARNGFVMGEGAGLLVIESLAHAEARGATPLAMLSGYGTSADAHHITAGPEDGAGAAAAIRAALKMAGLTPADIDHINAHATSTPVGDRAEIAALRNAFGKALSGIPISATKSATGHMLGAAGGVESIFSALSVMHDRLPPTLNLENADEDLHDLDFVSGAAREHHGRHVLCNGFGFGGVNAALIVSKM; encoded by the coding sequence ATGCAATCACCGCTCGTCATCACCGGCATGGGCATGGTCAGCCCGCTTGGTTGCGGCGTCAAGGCAGGCTGGGAGCGCCTGCTGGCCGGCCGCTCCGGTGTCTCCCCGATCACTCGGTTCGATACCGGCGAGCTGCCGATCAAGATTGCGGGCTCGGTGCCCGCCATCGCCGACGATCCACAGGCCGGCCTCGACCCGGATCGCGTGGCCGATGCCAAGGAACGCCGCAAGCTGGAGCTGTTCAGTATATATGCCATGGCTGCCGCCGAAGAGGCACTGATCCAAGCCAACTGGTTCCCGGCCAGCGATGCGGAGCGGCTGGCCACCGCCACCATCGTCGGCTCCGGCATCGGCGGCTTCCCCACCATCACCCAGGCGCAGAACACGCTGTCGACGCGCGGCCACCGCCGGCTCTCGCCGTTCACCGTGCCGGCTTTCCTGGCCAACCTGGCGGCGGGCAATGTGTCGATTCGCCATGGCTTGCGCGGGCCGCTGGGTTGCCCGGTGACCGCCTGTGCGGCGGGCGTGCAGGCCATCGGCGATGGCATGCGCCTGATCCGCAGCGGCGAGGCTGACGTGGCCCTGGTGGGCGGCGCCGAAGCCTGCATCGACCCGCTGTCGCTGGCCAGCTTCCATGCCATGAAGGCGCTCTCCACCGAGCAGGACAATCCCGCCAGGGCGTCGCGCCCCTTTGACCGGGCACGCAACGGCTTCGTGATGGGCGAAGGCGCGGGGCTGTTGGTGATCGAAAGCCTGGCCCACGCCGAGGCACGCGGGGCAACGCCGCTGGCGATGCTCAGCGGCTACGGCACCAGCGCCGACGCCCACCATATCACCGCCGGCCCGGAAGATGGCGCCGGGGCCGCGGCGGCCATTCGGGCGGCGCTGAAGATGGCCGGACTCACTCCCGCCGACATCGATCACATCAATGCCCACGCCACCTCGACTCCGGTCGGCGACCGCGCCGAGATCGCGGCCCTGCGCAATGCCTTCGGCAAGGCCCTTTCCGGCATCCCGATTTCCGCGACCAAGTCGGCCACCGGCCATATGCTCGGTGCCGCCGGCGGCGTGGAGAGCATCTTCTCGGCGCTTTCGGTCATGCATGACCGCCTGCCCCCGACCCTGAACCTGGAAAATGCCGACGAGGATCTGCACGACCTGGACTTCGTCTCGGGCGCGGCACGCGAGCATCACGGCCGGCATGTACTGTGCAACGGCTTCGGCTTCGGCGGGGTGAATGCCGCGCTGATCGTCAGCAAGATGTAG
- a CDS encoding TetR/AcrR family transcriptional regulator: MPYSTNHKAKSRERILTSAIELFSRKGFEKVSIGQIMKLAKMTHGAFYAHFASKEALYHASVRETLESSRAARLVKGPLSVKHLTELVSNCWNLQELERKHKPGPETVLFNEIGNENAEIRTLFEASYLRMKKMLETRLIALSRLKKLPFEPDREVIADKSRVILASLVGAVAIAKSLPGEQERQHILNAAQRNILQMLGVNESELESMLGDAGPEQSPA; encoded by the coding sequence ATGCCCTACTCGACCAACCACAAGGCCAAATCGCGGGAGCGCATCCTCACGTCCGCGATCGAGCTGTTCAGCCGCAAAGGCTTCGAGAAGGTCTCGATAGGCCAGATCATGAAGCTGGCCAAGATGACCCACGGGGCGTTCTATGCGCACTTCGCCTCGAAGGAAGCGCTCTATCACGCCTCGGTGCGGGAAACCCTGGAAAGCAGCCGTGCGGCGCGGCTGGTCAAGGGTCCGCTGTCGGTAAAGCACCTCACTGAGCTGGTCTCCAACTGCTGGAACCTCCAGGAACTGGAACGCAAGCACAAGCCGGGGCCGGAGACGGTGCTGTTCAACGAGATCGGCAACGAGAACGCCGAGATCCGCACGTTGTTCGAAGCATCCTACCTGCGCATGAAGAAGATGCTGGAAACCCGTCTCATCGCGCTTAGTCGGCTCAAGAAACTGCCTTTCGAACCCGATCGCGAGGTTATCGCCGACAAGTCCCGGGTCATTCTCGCTTCGCTGGTCGGCGCCGTGGCCATCGCCAAAAGCCTGCCTGGCGAGCAGGAACGCCAGCACATCCTCAACGCCGCTCAGCGCAACATCCTGCAGATGCTCGGCGTCAACGAAAGCGAGCTGGAAAGCATGCTGGGCGACGCTGGGCCGGAGCAGAGCCCCGCGTAA
- the katG gene encoding catalase/peroxidase HPI has product MSDNKPTRPEWAARTTPRLQGNEHWWPDQLTLHILHQKHPDASPFGADFRYAEAFSQLDVDELSADVDALMTDSQEWWPADWGHYGPFFIRMSWHAAGTYRAVDGRGGGGTGAQRFAPLNSWPDNGNLDKARRLLWPIKKKYGEKISWADLLVFAGNRALETMGFRTFGFGFGRADIWAPEDDIYWGPETEWLATNDERYTGSWEDGNRVLDNPLAAVQMGLIYVNPEGPNGVPDAMKSAQDVRETFARMGMNDRETAALTVGGHTFGKMHGNGPADAVGEAPEGAKIHQQGIGWANKHETGLGEYTVTSGLEGAWTPTPTKWDHSYLNTIFAHQWEVKKSPAGASQWEPVEVKEGFWVPDAHVEGKKNPPVMNTADMAMITDPTYLEIVKEFHENPDVLADEFARAWYKLLHRDMGPRARYLGPQVPAEVLIWQDPVPEHQGPLVSDAQIATLRRQIADSGLTAKQLVGTAWASACTYRQTDHRGGANGARIRLEPQAGWDVNVRSGVPEVLDRLEQLRNASEANISLADMIVLGGSVGVEMAAKAAGHDITVPFTPGRTDATQEMTEVDTHAFLEPRHDAFRNYMQPQATAIPAEHLMVDRAFMLNLSVPQMTALLGGMRVMGINVGDSNEGILTDRPGQLTNDFFVNLVDMGTVWEPTDENEECFVGKDRATGEQKWTATRVDLVYGSNSQLRAIAEEYAADGGEERMLDRFVKGWVKVMENDRFDLHR; this is encoded by the coding sequence GTGTCCGATAACAAGCCTACACGCCCGGAGTGGGCCGCACGCACCACCCCCCGATTGCAGGGCAACGAGCATTGGTGGCCCGACCAGCTCACCCTCCACATTTTGCATCAGAAGCATCCCGACGCCAGCCCGTTCGGCGCCGATTTCCGCTACGCCGAGGCGTTCTCGCAGCTCGATGTCGACGAGCTGAGCGCCGATGTCGACGCGCTGATGACCGACTCGCAGGAATGGTGGCCCGCCGACTGGGGCCACTACGGGCCGTTCTTCATTCGCATGTCATGGCACGCGGCGGGGACCTACCGAGCGGTCGACGGCCGCGGTGGCGGCGGCACCGGCGCGCAGCGCTTCGCGCCGCTCAACAGCTGGCCCGACAACGGCAATCTGGACAAGGCTCGCCGGCTGCTCTGGCCGATCAAGAAGAAGTACGGCGAGAAGATCTCCTGGGCCGACCTGCTGGTCTTCGCCGGCAATCGTGCGCTCGAGACGATGGGCTTTCGCACCTTCGGTTTCGGGTTCGGCCGCGCCGACATATGGGCGCCCGAGGACGACATCTATTGGGGCCCCGAGACCGAGTGGCTGGCCACCAACGACGAGCGCTACACCGGCTCGTGGGAGGACGGCAACCGGGTGCTCGACAACCCATTGGCCGCAGTGCAGATGGGGCTGATCTACGTCAACCCCGAAGGCCCCAACGGTGTTCCGGATGCGATGAAGTCCGCGCAGGACGTGCGTGAAACCTTCGCGCGCATGGGCATGAACGACCGCGAGACCGCCGCGCTGACCGTCGGCGGCCACACCTTCGGCAAGATGCACGGCAACGGGCCGGCGGATGCCGTCGGCGAGGCGCCCGAAGGCGCGAAAATCCATCAGCAGGGCATCGGCTGGGCCAACAAGCACGAGACCGGCCTCGGCGAGTACACGGTGACGTCCGGGCTCGAGGGCGCCTGGACCCCGACGCCGACCAAGTGGGACCACTCCTATCTCAACACCATCTTCGCCCATCAGTGGGAGGTCAAGAAGTCGCCGGCCGGCGCGAGCCAGTGGGAGCCGGTCGAGGTCAAGGAAGGCTTCTGGGTGCCCGACGCCCACGTCGAAGGCAAGAAGAATCCGCCGGTGATGAACACCGCCGACATGGCGATGATCACCGATCCGACCTATCTGGAGATCGTCAAAGAGTTCCACGAGAACCCGGACGTGCTTGCCGACGAGTTCGCTCGCGCGTGGTACAAGCTGTTGCATCGCGACATGGGGCCACGCGCGCGCTATCTCGGCCCGCAGGTGCCCGCCGAGGTTCTCATCTGGCAGGACCCGGTGCCCGAACACCAGGGGCCGCTGGTCAGTGACGCGCAGATCGCCACGCTCAGGCGGCAGATTGCCGACTCCGGCCTCACCGCCAAGCAACTGGTGGGCACCGCCTGGGCCTCGGCCTGCACCTACCGCCAGACCGACCACCGCGGCGGCGCCAACGGCGCGCGCATCCGCCTCGAGCCGCAGGCCGGCTGGGATGTCAACGTGCGCTCCGGCGTGCCCGAGGTGCTCGACCGCCTCGAGCAGCTCAGGAACGCCTCCGAGGCGAACATCTCGCTGGCCGACATGATCGTGCTGGGCGGCAGTGTCGGGGTCGAGATGGCGGCGAAGGCGGCCGGCCACGACATCACGGTACCGTTCACTCCGGGGCGTACCGACGCGACCCAGGAAATGACCGAGGTGGACACGCACGCCTTCCTAGAACCGAGGCACGATGCGTTCCGCAACTACATGCAACCCCAGGCGACCGCCATCCCCGCCGAGCACCTGATGGTCGACCGCGCCTTCATGCTCAACCTCAGCGTACCGCAGATGACTGCGCTGCTTGGCGGCATGCGCGTCATGGGCATCAATGTCGGTGACAGCAACGAGGGCATCCTCACCGACCGGCCAGGACAGCTGACCAACGACTTCTTCGTTAATCTCGTCGACATGGGTACCGTCTGGGAGCCGACCGACGAGAACGAAGAGTGTTTCGTCGGCAAGGACCGGGCAACGGGCGAGCAGAAGTGGACCGCCACCCGCGTCGATCTCGTCTACGGCTCCAACTCGCAGCTACGCGCCATTGCGGAGGAGTACGCCGCTGACGGTGGCGAAGAGCGAATGCTTGACCGCTTCGTCAAGGGCTGGGTCAAGGTGATGGAGAACGACCGCTTCGACCTGCACCGCTGA
- a CDS encoding integron integrase, whose amino-acid sequence MDAHRKPPKLMDRVKATMRVKRYSPRTEKTYCYWIRYFIRFHGTQHPASMGASEVHAFLEHLAVERHVAAATQNQALNALVFLYRHILEQPLGDIGEFSRAKRPRRLPVALSHEEVMRVIGFLSGYMHLMGTLMYGSGLRLIETCRLRVRDIDIERQVITVRAGKGNKDRTTLLPATCILTLRQQIATAEQQLSCRLQHGSVPVTLPDALDRKYPNAGTSLAWQWLFPASRPCCDDAGKVVLHHIHPSAVQKAVKQAMKSARLPRPGSCHTLRHSFATQLLSQGTDIRTVQELLGHKSLETTQIYTHVLGKGFAGVRSPLG is encoded by the coding sequence ATGGATGCGCACCGCAAGCCTCCAAAGCTAATGGACCGGGTGAAGGCCACCATGAGGGTGAAACGCTACAGCCCACGTACCGAGAAGACCTATTGCTACTGGATACGCTACTTCATCCGTTTCCACGGGACCCAACATCCTGCCAGCATGGGAGCTTCCGAGGTGCATGCTTTCCTGGAACACCTGGCAGTGGAGCGGCATGTGGCGGCGGCCACGCAGAACCAGGCCCTGAACGCCCTCGTGTTCCTGTATCGCCATATCCTTGAGCAGCCCTTAGGAGATATCGGTGAATTCTCACGCGCCAAGCGGCCGCGCCGGCTACCCGTGGCCTTATCCCATGAGGAAGTGATGCGCGTGATCGGCTTCCTATCGGGTTACATGCACCTGATGGGAACCTTGATGTACGGATCAGGATTGCGACTCATCGAAACCTGCCGCCTACGCGTTCGGGATATCGACATCGAACGCCAGGTCATCACAGTGAGGGCCGGCAAGGGCAACAAGGACAGAACTACGCTGCTTCCTGCCACCTGTATCCTTACCCTGCGACAGCAGATCGCTACTGCCGAGCAACAACTTAGCTGCCGTCTGCAGCATGGTAGTGTGCCGGTAACCTTGCCCGATGCACTGGATCGCAAGTACCCAAACGCAGGGACTTCCCTGGCCTGGCAATGGCTGTTCCCGGCCAGCCGCCCCTGCTGTGACGATGCCGGAAAAGTCGTGCTTCACCACATTCACCCATCGGCAGTGCAAAAAGCAGTCAAGCAAGCGATGAAATCGGCAAGACTGCCTCGTCCAGGCTCTTGCCACACACTGCGACACAGCTTCGCTACCCAATTACTGAGTCAAGGCACAGATATCCGGACGGTGCAGGAGCTGTTGGGACACAAGAGTCTCGAAACGACTCAAATCTATACTCATGTGCTAGGAAAGGGGTTCGCCGGCGTGCGCAGCCCACTGGGTTAA
- a CDS encoding VIT1/CCC1 transporter family protein, whose amino-acid sequence MTHHEMHRSHRVGWLRAAVLGANDGIVSTASLIIGVAAASSSQESILLAGIAGLVAGAMSMAAGEYVSVSSQSDTESADLALEKKSLANNFEFEKDELAKIYENRGLEPVLAEKVAEQLMAHDALGAHARDEIGISETVSAQPVQAAFYSAGTFTVGAALPLLVAWVIPGNLLITAVSVLSLVFLAVLGGLAARAGGASIAVGAFRVTFWGALAMGLTAVVGSVFGVVA is encoded by the coding sequence ATGACACACCATGAAATGCATAGATCTCATAGAGTAGGCTGGTTGCGAGCGGCAGTTTTAGGGGCCAATGATGGTATCGTATCTACAGCTAGCCTTATTATTGGTGTGGCGGCAGCAAGCTCATCACAGGAAAGCATTCTTTTAGCTGGTATTGCTGGCCTAGTTGCAGGTGCGATGTCAATGGCAGCAGGTGAGTACGTATCTGTAAGCTCTCAGTCAGATACAGAAAGTGCTGACCTTGCACTAGAAAAAAAATCATTAGCCAATAATTTTGAGTTTGAAAAAGATGAACTCGCAAAAATATACGAAAATAGAGGGCTCGAACCTGTATTAGCAGAAAAAGTAGCTGAACAGTTAATGGCGCATGATGCTTTAGGGGCGCATGCCAGAGATGAAATAGGTATATCAGAAACAGTTAGCGCTCAGCCAGTTCAAGCTGCTTTTTATTCGGCTGGTACATTTACAGTAGGAGCTGCGCTTCCACTATTAGTGGCTTGGGTTATTCCTGGAAACTTATTAATAACAGCTGTTTCTGTGTTATCTCTAGTATTTTTAGCAGTTCTTGGCGGACTTGCAGCTCGTGCTGGTGGAGCATCAATTGCTGTTGGTGCCTTTAGAGTAACTTTTTGGGGAGCTCTTGCCATGGGTTTAACTGCAGTAGTAGGTAGTGTCTTTGGCGTCGTTGCTTAA
- a CDS encoding class I SAM-dependent methyltransferase produces MELTKVVPWGRSFEEYQGMFGLSEGDLSKRILGCGDGPASFNVEATDRGCQVTSCDPVYQFQADEIRHRIDDVYPEIMAKMHQGADNFIWESLSSVEQLGEVRMKAMSRFLSDFDAGCRQGRYVSASLPSLPFPDSEFDLALCSHYLFLYSDHVDGAAHLESMRELCRVASEVRVFPVVSLDGNISKHLDQVMTALSANGIDVSLQPVSYRFQKGATEMLVAKSV; encoded by the coding sequence TTGGAGTTAACCAAGGTAGTCCCATGGGGCCGGTCTTTTGAAGAATATCAGGGGATGTTTGGATTATCCGAGGGTGACCTGAGCAAGCGTATCCTTGGTTGTGGTGATGGCCCGGCGAGCTTCAATGTAGAGGCAACAGACCGTGGGTGCCAGGTCACGTCTTGTGATCCGGTATACCAGTTCCAGGCTGACGAAATACGACACCGGATTGACGACGTGTACCCGGAAATAATGGCTAAAATGCACCAGGGCGCAGACAACTTCATCTGGGAGTCACTGAGTAGCGTCGAGCAGCTTGGCGAAGTCCGGATGAAGGCCATGTCGAGGTTCCTGTCCGACTTTGATGCGGGTTGCCGGCAAGGGCGGTATGTATCAGCATCGTTGCCTTCGCTGCCGTTTCCTGACTCCGAATTCGATTTAGCACTCTGCTCCCACTATCTTTTTCTCTACAGTGACCATGTAGATGGGGCGGCTCACTTGGAATCAATGCGGGAGCTATGCAGAGTTGCGTCTGAGGTTCGCGTCTTTCCTGTTGTATCGCTGGATGGAAATATCTCGAAGCATTTGGATCAGGTCATGACGGCATTATCCGCAAATGGTATTGATGTCTCGTTGCAGCCTGTTAGCTACCGGTTTCAAAAAGGTGCTACCGAAATGTTGGTGGCAAAGTCTGTATAA
- a CDS encoding GIY-YIG nuclease family protein codes for MSNYYVYVYIDPRNFEEFYYGKGKGSRKHAHLNDDSDSEKSRRIKAIKKEGLEPIIRVIARNLSGHDALLVEKTLLWKLGKQLTNISSGHYADNFRPHDSLHKYLSGFDFQNGLYYYNVGEGPHRNWDDYVSHGFISAGQAPRFRDAMLGLQAGDFVAAYLKRHGFVGVGQITQSARPVRDVLVGGIPLLQKELVCPNISENSNDLDKSEYVALVDWISTVPRNEAKWKPKNGLFTSQLVRASLDGQPETVKYLEQEFAVDFAELLA; via the coding sequence ATGAGTAATTATTACGTCTACGTGTACATTGACCCTCGAAATTTCGAGGAGTTTTACTATGGAAAAGGTAAAGGATCGAGAAAACACGCTCACCTGAATGATGACTCAGATAGTGAAAAATCCAGACGGATAAAAGCCATCAAGAAAGAAGGGTTAGAGCCAATCATCAGGGTGATCGCTCGTAATCTTTCGGGACACGATGCATTGCTCGTTGAGAAGACGCTGCTATGGAAGCTAGGCAAGCAGTTGACGAATATTTCATCGGGCCACTACGCAGACAATTTTCGCCCACACGACTCCCTGCACAAGTATCTTTCGGGTTTCGATTTTCAAAATGGACTGTATTACTACAACGTTGGGGAAGGTCCGCACCGCAACTGGGATGACTATGTTTCCCATGGGTTTATCTCCGCAGGGCAGGCGCCAAGGTTCCGGGATGCCATGCTAGGTTTGCAGGCAGGGGATTTCGTTGCAGCATATCTTAAGCGCCACGGTTTTGTTGGGGTTGGCCAAATTACTCAAAGCGCGAGGCCGGTTCGTGACGTTCTGGTCGGTGGCATCCCGCTTTTGCAGAAAGAACTGGTATGTCCAAATATTTCGGAAAACTCGAACGATCTCGATAAGTCGGAGTATGTGGCTCTCGTCGATTGGATCAGCACTGTTCCGCGAAATGAGGCAAAATGGAAACCAAAGAATGGATTGTTTACCTCGCAGCTCGTTCGAGCCTCGCTGGACGGTCAGCCAGAAACTGTGAAGTACTTGGAACAGGAGTTTGCCGTTGATTTCGCGGAACTTTTGGCATAA
- a CDS encoding nuclear transport factor 2 family protein: protein MNEFETIYEKWHEYAKGRDVPSLINLYAEDAIFESPLVPAILDQDSGVLRGRSEIVRFLEEGTKRRPNDLVRWYRTGKYFINGDTLIWEYPRGTPEGDQTDILEVMQISGYKITNHRIYWGWFGCKQLIASTLKKSRVGG, encoded by the coding sequence ATGAACGAATTTGAAACCATCTACGAGAAGTGGCATGAATATGCCAAGGGTCGAGACGTTCCGTCTCTCATCAATTTGTACGCCGAGGATGCCATCTTTGAAAGCCCGCTTGTGCCTGCCATCCTGGATCAAGACTCGGGCGTTCTTCGGGGGCGGTCGGAGATTGTCCGCTTCTTGGAGGAAGGCACTAAACGAAGGCCCAACGACTTGGTCCGTTGGTATCGAACAGGCAAATACTTCATAAATGGCGACACTCTAATTTGGGAATACCCGAGGGGAACGCCTGAAGGTGATCAAACCGACATTCTTGAGGTCATGCAAATTTCTGGCTACAAGATTACAAATCACAGAATCTACTGGGGCTGGTTCGGTTGCAAGCAACTCATCGCATCTACTCTAAAGAAGTCCCGAGTTGGAGGCTAA
- a CDS encoding CopG family antitoxin codes for MSRLDKEEQEILDAFDAGELQRASDIEDRKARHQQYAEAMFKKDARINIRLSSKDLRGLQKRALAEGIPYQTLVASILHKYVEGRLHEDR; via the coding sequence ATGAGCAGGCTGGATAAAGAAGAGCAGGAAATTCTGGACGCATTTGATGCAGGAGAACTGCAGCGAGCGTCAGACATTGAAGATAGGAAAGCGCGGCATCAACAGTACGCCGAGGCGATGTTCAAGAAAGATGCACGCATCAACATCAGGCTTTCTTCCAAGGATCTCCGGGGGCTCCAGAAGAGAGCTCTTGCCGAAGGTATTCCTTACCAAACACTGGTTGCCAGCATTCTTCACAAGTATGTGGAAGGTCGATTGCATGAGGATCGGTAG
- a CDS encoding dihydrofolate reductase family protein: MDGYVVAPNGHAGGIPEPVELKRWKLSRIRRASTHIMGRVTYQEMERFWPASTDDYAAPMNDIPKVVFSKTLNKATWPESSIARGDLDEEIRALKSRPGGEIIAWGGAGFAQALSRAGLIDSYAIVVQPVVYGGGKPIFQNLHETLHLHLVASTTFSSGTQRNQYEPQRQGIGAA, from the coding sequence ATCGATGGCTACGTCGTGGCCCCGAACGGACATGCAGGTGGGATACCGGAACCCGTTGAACTGAAGCGTTGGAAGCTGAGTCGAATTCGTCGCGCCAGTACACATATCATGGGTCGTGTGACCTATCAAGAAATGGAAAGGTTCTGGCCTGCCTCGACCGACGACTACGCTGCACCGATGAACGACATTCCAAAGGTTGTATTTTCGAAAACTCTCAACAAGGCCACTTGGCCTGAGTCCTCCATAGCGCGCGGGGATCTGGACGAGGAAATTCGGGCACTCAAGAGTCGGCCGGGTGGCGAAATCATTGCTTGGGGAGGTGCCGGATTCGCTCAGGCCCTCTCCAGAGCCGGACTGATCGACAGTTATGCGATCGTGGTTCAGCCCGTCGTGTACGGCGGCGGCAAGCCGATTTTCCAAAACCTACATGAAACACTCCATTTGCACCTCGTCGCGTCGACAACGTTCTCGTCAGGAACACAACGTAATCAATATGAGCCGCAGAGGCAGGGTATTGGTGCCGCTTAA